A stretch of the Vigna radiata var. radiata cultivar VC1973A chromosome 7, Vradiata_ver6, whole genome shotgun sequence genome encodes the following:
- the LOC106768519 gene encoding pentatricopeptide repeat-containing protein At4g02750 has translation MLTGTVSVSLTNPISARRHSLFLLATLFSSTRDVYHANLKITSLSRAGKVDAARKLFDEMPTKDVVTWNSMLSAYSQNGLIQHSKTLFHSMPLRNVVSWNSIIAACVQNDDLDDAFRYFAAAPEKNAASYNAVISGLARFGRVRDAQRLFEEMPHPNVVSYTAMVDAYARVDGGIGRARALFEAMPRRNAVSWTVMINGLLENGLYEEAREVFGRMPQKSDVARTAMITGFCKQGKMEEARALFEEIRCRDHISWNIIITGYAQNGRGEEALNLFSHMMRTGMRPDDVTFVSVFIACASLASLEEGKQVHVLVIKHGFESHLSVSNNLITMHSKCGAIVDSELVFGQISHPDLISWNTIIAAFAQHGLYDKARFYFDQMVSIGVQPDGITFLSLLSACCRAGKVDESMNLFSLMVHNYGIPPRPEHYACLVDVMSRAGQLRRACKIIHEMPFKADSSIWGAVLAACSVHLNVELGELAATRILNLDPNNSGAYVMLSNIYAAAGKWKDVHRIRVLMKEQGVKKQSAHSWLQIGNKVHYFVGGDPSHPSINDIHVALRRITSHMKVKGDSEDFLLRNSTSSGPY, from the exons ATGCTCACTGGTACAGTCTCAGTTTCGCTGACAAATCCAATCTCTGCACGACGACACTCCCTCTTTCTGCTTGCCACGCTCTTCTCCTCCACTCGCGATGTCTACCACGCCAATCTCAAGATCACATCCCTCTCACGCGCTGGAAAAGTCGATGCTGCGCGCAAACTGTTCGACGAAATGCCCACCAAAGACGTTGTCACGTGGAACTCCATGCTCTCCGCCTACTCACAAAACGGTCTTATCCAACATTCCAAAACACTCTTTCACTCCATGCCGCTGCGAAACGTCGTTTCCTGGAACTCCATCATTGCCGCGTGCGTCCAAAACGACGACCTCGATGACGCTTTTCGCTACTTCGCCGCGGCGCCGGAGAAGAACGCTGCCTCGTACAACGCCGTGATCTCGGGACTAGCGAGGTTCGGACGCGTGAGGGACGCGCAGAGGCTCTTCGAAGAGATGCCGCATCCGAATGTCGTGTCGTATACTGCCATGGTCGATGCGTACGCCAGGGTGGACGGTGGGATTGGGCGCGCGAGGGCGCTGTTCGAAGCGATGCCTCGGAGGAACGCGGTATCGTGGACTGTGATGATCAATGGGTTGCTGGAGAATGGGTTGTATGAGGAAGCACGGGAAGTGTTTGGGAGAATGCCGCAAAAGAGTGATGTGGCGAGGACCGCTATGATTACTGGGTTTTGTAAACAAGGGAAGATGGAAGAGGCCAGAGCTTTGTTTGAAGAGATTCGATGCAGAGATCACATATCTTGGAATATAATCATAACGG GTTATGCTCAAAATGGGAGAGGGGAAGAGGCACTGAATTTGTTTTCACATATGATGAGGACTGGTATGCGACCAGATGACGTGACTTTTGTTTCAGTTTTCATTGCCTGTGCCAGTCTTGCATCACTTGAAGAAGGAAAACAGGTGCATGTTCTTGTAATTAAGCATGGCTTTGAGTCACACTTGTCGGTGAGTAATAATCTGATTACTATGCATAGCAAATGCGGTGCCATTGTTGATTCTGAGCTAGTTTTTGGACAAATTTCCCATCCAGACCTAATTTCATGGAACACTATCATTGCTGCCTTTGCTCAGCATGGTCTCTATGACAAAGCACGCTTCTACTTTGACCAGATGGTGTCAATCGGTGTTCAACCTGATGGCATAACTTTTCTGAGTTTATTATCTGCGTGTTGTCGTGCTGGGAAAGTCGATGAGAGCATGAATCTATTCAGTTTGATGGTTCATAATTATGGCATTCCACCAAGACCTGAACACTATGCTTGCTTAGTTGATGTGATGAGTCGAGCAGGTCAGTTGCGCAGAGCTTGCAAAATAATCCATGAAATGCCATTCAAGGCAGATTCCAGCATCTGGGGTGCTGTGCTAGCGGCCTGTAGTGTTCATTTAAATGTGGAATTGGGGGAACTGGCAGCTACAAGAATTTTGAATTTGGATCCTAATAATTCTGGTGCTTATGTTATGCTGTCTAATATATATGCTGCTGCTGGCAAGTGGAAGGATGTTCATAGAATCAGGGTTCTGATGAAAGAGCAAGGAGTTAAGAAACAAAGTGCTCATAGTTGGTTGCAGATTGGAAACAAAGTCCATTATTTCGTTGGAGGAGATCCATCACACCCTAGTATTAATGATATTCATGTTGCTTTAAGGAGGATAACATCACATATGAAAGTAAAAGGTGACTCTGAAGATTTTTTATTGAGAAATTCAACTAGTAGTGGTCCATATTAA